Genomic segment of Malus domestica chromosome 15, GDT2T_hap1:
TTACAGTTTACAAATGAGAAGCCCGTTTCCTCCAACATACTGCTTCTGCCTTGCGCCGTGAGTGCTCCTATGTTCTGTGCTATTGCATGCACGTGACATCCCTGTACAGTTGCACTAAGCAATTTCAACATTTACATATTCATGTGACTATATGACACGAGACTGGAAGGTCCGGACAAATACAAGACACCAAGAAGTAGAGCATGCTTTGATTTAacttaataatttgacaaaagtCACAGTTAATTTTGGTGCCTTGTATAAACTCTATAGTATGTCAAGAAGTTAGCTGTAACATGTTAGTATTGAAATCGTAAGGGTACTGTTATTTGCATTTCGAAAACAACATTTGCATTCGTTGTAGTGCAACCTCTCTTGTGTCTTATAAGGGAACAGTGTATGATGAACTTGCAAACGTCATCTTGCATTAATTCCTTGAAGTGCACTTTCTTGTTTTTACAAGAGTGAAAGATGATGGTTTTGTATGGGGTCTAATATTCTAGTAGATAGGGTATCGGGTTTTTATTCTTATGTCTCGGTTCGAAACTTTTTACttcttaaattattgtaatagttttaaATCatctaatttttccttaataataataattttttaaaaaatattgcaGAATAGCTGCAATAGCAGCTCCCAGAAAAGTCACAGTTCTTTTACTTTGTTATGTGAAATTTTGTGAACGTCCAGTTATTTTCACACAATCACAATTTAACCATCAAGATGATAATTGTACTAATACATATAAGTATTGTAGCAAAATCCGTAATATACATACGCAAATTAACATAACAAATGCAAAGTGGTTGTGCACATGGAAAAAGACTTATCTGCAATCGGATACATCATTGTAACATCGTGAGCTAAATATAATAATGACATGTGGGAAATTTTAACATCCATGTGTCATTTGTACAAATTCTTAAGATCATGGGATGATGCAAGAAGACAGGTAATTATTGGATTTTGGGATCAATTCATTCATGATTTTTTggatcaaattttgatttttatgtTTCTACTACCAAAAATTCAGAAATAAGATGAAAATTTATCTAACCTCAAATAGGGAGAGTCCATTTCCAAAGATGAAATCCACCGAACCTTCAATGTAGCAATCCTTGTAATAATGCCTTCCCAAATGATCATAAAGTGTGTCTTGTGCCCCCAAAAATCTACACCCCCAGAAGGATGCTGTATCTGCTGATATTCTAAATGCCACTGCCTGCTTCCCAATTGCTCCGGGTTTAGGGACGGGTGTAGTGTTCTGCACATTAATTGTACAATTATATATTGTAATATAGAGATTCTCTGTGCATGACGTACATTAAAAGAGGCGGAGATTGAGAAAATTACCTTGAATGTAATGTTTTTGGCAATGAAATAAGGGGAATTCACAGCAAAAGTTGCAGAATTGAAAGTCCCCATCGGTTGTTTTTTTGGACCAGATGGTGTTTGAGCTGTGTCTCCCCATTGAACAATGGTTTTATCTGCCCCTGCTCCTTCTATGGTTATAAATGATTTCAGTGGAGGTATATTTACCTTCTCCCTGAAATTTTTTCCCATTCCACAGCTTCATCAATTACCAGTTCTCCACATAACAAGAATGTATGATAATTAACAGCATACGaaaaagtgaagaaaaaaaaaagcagagcATTTCGGTCAAAAGTGATTTTCACATTCTCGTTTTCTTCTTCTACGGTCAAGGATACTTACGTGTATACTCCTGCATGTACTTTGATGACTACTCTCACGAGATTGATGAAGGGGAGAGAATCAATGGCGGCTTGGATTTTTGTGAAGTGTCCTGCATTAGGGTTCTTggccacatgcaaagtgaaagaaGGAAACAGCTTGTtctttgctgctttgaaaacaGAGTGTTTGAGGCTTCCAACAAACTTAACCCACTTCATGAATTGCTGTTCTGATAATTGGGCTCGAGTCAGGTTCTTCGTTAAGTGCACGTTTCCGTCTGGCTTCCCCGGTCGGAGTCCCTTGGAATGGCTTTGTGATGGGGTTGAattgaggaggagaagaagaataagaacatAGAAAATGTGTTTGAATAATGTTGACATCTAATTTACGGCAGAGGCAAAGTGAGACGCGGAATATAAATGGGAATGTGAATGAGAATGGGAGTAGAATAGAGACTGGGGAGTATGTTGTTAGTGGGGAATTGAATTCCAAGGgcattacatatatatagagagaatgACAGGAAGTGATTTGGTTTTGATTGGTTTATATACAAGTTagtatcttttgtttttaggtGGAAAATGATGCTAAATTGGAATCAAAGACAGTGAACCAGTCACGGGTGCTTCTACGGACATCCAtgtaatgagagagaaagagagagaagcacTTTCTGCTTATAAAAATTGTTGTGTCTAAAATGTTTTTGCACTTTTTTGTGTTGTTGTTTGGTGGTGCCCGTGAGTGTATCTCTTTCTGTTTCTGTGTGAGTGAATATATTATTGGGGAAAATGGGTTGCTTTAAGCGACTGCAAATACTAAGATAGTGTTTTGTGAGTTATAACCCACTTTCTAGCTTCTACCTACCACGTAATCGTGGCCGTCAATATAACATGGAGTCCAATTATGCACCATTTGATTACCATCTAAATGTGTGGTTACGGTTCAGATTATTTTGGCTTATGAATGTGAAACAGTTGTTGGTGTACTGAGGAGAGAAAGTTACTTACAACAGGACTGATTGAACTGATTGTAGACTGCTTTAAAGAAAAGTACCATTTTGAATGATTATTGTGTTGGTATTCTTAATCAATCACGTTATGTATTATC
This window contains:
- the LOC103400724 gene encoding probable pectinesterase 53 — protein: MSTLFKHIFYVLILLLLLNSTPSQSHSKGLRPGKPDGNVHLTKNLTRAQLSEQQFMKWVKFVGSLKHSVFKAAKNKLFPSFTLHVAKNPNAGHFTKIQAAIDSLPFINLVRVVIKVHAGVYTEKVNIPPLKSFITIEGAGADKTIVQWGDTAQTPSGPKKQPMGTFNSATFAVNSPYFIAKNITFKNTTPVPKPGAIGKQAVAFRISADTASFWGCRFLGAQDTLYDHLGRHYYKDCYIEGSVDFIFGNGLSLFEGCHVHAIAQNIGALTAQGRSSMLEETGFSFVNCKVTGSGALYLGRAWGPFSRVVFAYTYMDNIIIPKGWYNWGDPNREMTVFYGQYKCTGPGARFAGRVSWSRELTKEEAKPFISLTFIDGSEWIKI